Proteins co-encoded in one Tautonia rosea genomic window:
- a CDS encoding peptidase domain-containing ABC transporter yields MSWATDDVLDACTKAAGLEYDPVLGRQLFYQSEREFPGPSDQAWMSRLSMMGKHFGLRVTPSQWTIRDAISTARPDMPVVTFAPGQNGELGSWVILVGHKGKKGRLAALERGGTGETISEKELAHRLGLSDPNTVISWVIAMPLAPCHPMRDPDADEMYEHGHGGGHGHGGGHGHGGGHGHGHDISPLRRLIGLLRIESKRDLWVIVAYAVGVGILSLATPLAVEAVVTTVALNLLLQQLIALTLILLACLGLAAMLRALQTYMVEIMQRRIFARVTADLAYRLPRVRIDAYDRNHGPELVNRFFDVLTVQKVAALLMLDGISVVLGAGIGLIVLAFYHPFLLGFDLILLISMTGMVFLLGRGAIRTSIQESVAKYDVEGGLEEIARAPLAFKVDGGADFAMDRADAATRRYLSARRRHFAIVMRQVIFALALQAIASSALLGLGGYLVIQQQLTLGQLVAAELIIATVLLSFSKLGKHLEAWYDMMAAMDKLGVLVDLPLERHDGESQREVPEEGAHLVLRHLSYAYQDHHAVLHNLDLEVKPGERLAIIGPSGSGKSTLLDLIYGLRAPTHGAIELDGTNTRDLRLESLRAEVAMVKGLEIIEDTVLENVRVGRLWLSLTDVRRALDAVRLLEEVMDLPDGLHTILSSNGAPLSLGQARRVMLARAIAGDPRLLMIDEGLDGIDLDARRKVVETLFDRNAPWTLLIVSHGQEVVSNCDRAVILADGHVEHTLEMAGGQRRDLEDWLKETQLCRLN; encoded by the coding sequence ATGAGCTGGGCCACCGACGATGTTCTCGACGCCTGTACCAAGGCGGCCGGTCTGGAGTATGACCCGGTCCTGGGCCGGCAGCTGTTTTACCAGTCTGAGCGGGAATTTCCGGGCCCATCGGATCAGGCATGGATGTCTCGCCTCTCGATGATGGGCAAGCATTTTGGACTTCGAGTCACCCCCTCCCAGTGGACGATTCGGGATGCCATTTCCACGGCTCGTCCCGACATGCCTGTTGTGACCTTCGCTCCGGGCCAAAATGGTGAGCTAGGGAGTTGGGTGATTCTCGTCGGGCACAAGGGAAAGAAAGGGCGGTTGGCCGCGCTCGAGCGTGGCGGGACGGGCGAGACGATTTCCGAGAAGGAACTCGCTCATCGCCTCGGGCTCAGCGACCCGAACACCGTCATCTCGTGGGTGATCGCAATGCCGCTTGCCCCGTGCCACCCTATGCGTGATCCCGATGCCGATGAGATGTATGAGCACGGGCACGGAGGCGGACACGGCCACGGAGGCGGGCATGGGCATGGGGGCGGGCATGGGCATGGGCACGACATCTCACCGCTTCGACGCTTGATCGGCCTGTTGCGGATTGAATCGAAGCGGGATTTATGGGTGATCGTCGCTTATGCCGTGGGAGTCGGCATCCTCTCGCTCGCGACCCCACTGGCTGTCGAGGCGGTCGTTACGACCGTGGCACTGAATCTTCTCCTGCAGCAACTCATCGCTCTGACCCTGATCTTGCTGGCCTGCCTCGGACTGGCGGCGATGCTCCGGGCCTTGCAGACCTACATGGTCGAGATCATGCAGCGCCGGATCTTTGCCCGGGTGACAGCCGATCTGGCCTATCGACTGCCTCGGGTCCGAATCGATGCTTACGATCGCAATCACGGCCCGGAGCTGGTCAATCGGTTCTTCGACGTGCTGACGGTGCAGAAGGTGGCGGCCCTGCTGATGCTCGACGGCATCTCGGTCGTTCTGGGGGCGGGGATCGGTCTGATCGTCCTTGCCTTCTATCATCCGTTCCTGCTTGGGTTCGACCTGATCCTGCTGATCTCGATGACGGGAATGGTGTTCCTGCTCGGCCGGGGGGCGATTCGGACGAGCATTCAGGAATCGGTGGCCAAATACGATGTGGAAGGGGGCCTGGAGGAGATTGCCCGTGCTCCCTTGGCATTCAAGGTGGATGGTGGCGCAGACTTCGCCATGGACCGGGCGGATGCGGCTACCCGACGCTACCTTTCGGCTCGCCGTCGACACTTCGCGATCGTCATGCGTCAGGTCATATTCGCGCTCGCTCTTCAGGCGATCGCCAGCTCGGCCTTGCTCGGCCTAGGTGGTTATCTTGTCATCCAGCAGCAATTGACCCTGGGGCAACTTGTGGCGGCGGAGCTGATCATCGCCACCGTCTTGCTCTCGTTCAGCAAGCTAGGCAAGCACCTGGAAGCCTGGTACGACATGATGGCGGCGATGGACAAGCTGGGGGTTCTGGTTGACCTGCCTCTGGAGCGTCATGATGGCGAATCGCAGCGAGAGGTCCCGGAAGAGGGGGCCCATCTGGTCTTGCGCCATCTCTCCTATGCGTATCAGGACCACCACGCAGTCCTCCACAATCTGGACCTGGAGGTCAAGCCGGGCGAGCGGCTGGCGATCATCGGGCCGAGCGGATCGGGCAAGAGCACCTTGCTCGATCTGATCTACGGCCTCCGGGCACCGACGCACGGTGCAATCGAGCTGGACGGGACGAACACCCGAGATCTTCGGCTCGAATCGCTGAGGGCCGAGGTGGCGATGGTCAAGGGGCTGGAAATCATCGAGGATACGGTCCTCGAGAACGTCCGGGTCGGACGGCTCTGGCTTTCGCTTACTGACGTCCGACGGGCGCTCGACGCGGTTCGGCTGCTCGAAGAAGTGATGGACCTTCCTGACGGATTGCACACGATTCTGTCGAGCAACGGAGCACCTTTGTCGCTGGGCCAGGCACGCCGGGTGATGCTCGCCCGAGCCATTGCCGGCGACCCCAGGCTCCTGATGATCGACGAGGGACTGGATGGCATCGATCTGGATGCCCGCCGTAAGGTGGTGGAAACGCTCTTCGACCGCAATGCTCCGTGGACGCTTCTCATTGTCTCGCACGGACAGGAAGTGGTTTCGAACTGCGATCGGGCGGTTATTCTCGCGGACGGACACGTAGAACACACCCTTGAGATGGCCGGCGGTCAGCGTCGGGACCTCGAAGACTGGTTGAAGGAGACGCAGCTATGTCGTCTGAACTAA
- the mgtA gene encoding magnesium-translocating P-type ATPase, translating to MHTSRMGGDAPYWSQEASVLAETLGSGPGGLPSDRAAARLAEVGVNTIEEASRLSPLRLLLRQFESPLVLILAFAAGLSLTLREWTDAAIILTIVLGSALLSFFQEYRASAAVQALERRLALTARVVRDGVARNLPVSTIVPGDLIELSAGNLIPADGIVIEAEDFLVSEASMTGESFPVEKRPGIVREDATIAARSNSVFLGTSVRSGTAKVLAVRTGRRTEFGTVAERLRAHQPETDFERGIRHFGYLLLRVMIVIVLFVLTTNLMLGRPVIESLLFAVALAVGLSPELLPAILGVTLSAGARAMSKRGVIVRRLESIENFGSMDILCTDKTGTLTEGTIVLREVLDCASRPSVEVRRLAFLNSAFETGIENPIDAALVAAGAEAGLSTEGIRKIDEIPYDFLRRRLTIVVEAGDDPERHCLITKGAFANVLDVCAAMDLDGIDVPLDAERREALEAVYRAKGAEGDRVLALATRQVTAKEHHDREDERDMTFRGFLIFSDPPKEDVQKTLQALARLGIGVKIISGDNRYVTAHLAGEIGLNPASMLTGADLERLRDEALWHLAPRTDLFAEIDPQQKERIVRALQRAGHSVGYLGDGINDAPSLHAADVGISVEGAVDVARESADIILLNRDLDVLREGVEDGRRTFANTMKYISITTSANFGNMVSMAFASPLLPFLPLAAKQILLNNFLSDVPSITIASDNVDRELLERPQRWSVREIQRFMIIFGLISSAFDLLTFAVLLSIFHVGEATFQTSWFLISLLSELAVLLVLRTHRPLVQSRPCRVMLWSTVLVGLATVCVPYVSGLNTVFGFVPLPASLMGSVAAIVLGYILATEAVKRRYFRSHHIA from the coding sequence ATGCACACGAGCCGGATGGGCGGTGACGCTCCGTACTGGAGTCAGGAGGCTTCCGTACTCGCCGAGACCCTGGGGTCGGGGCCGGGGGGGCTACCCTCGGATCGGGCTGCGGCTCGGCTCGCCGAAGTGGGCGTCAATACGATCGAAGAAGCGAGTCGCCTGAGTCCGCTCCGGCTCTTGCTTCGCCAGTTTGAGAGTCCGCTCGTCCTCATTCTGGCATTCGCGGCAGGGCTCTCCTTGACGCTTCGGGAATGGACGGACGCAGCGATCATCTTGACGATCGTGCTGGGGAGTGCGCTTCTCAGCTTTTTCCAGGAATATCGGGCCTCGGCGGCGGTGCAAGCGTTGGAGCGGAGGCTGGCGTTGACGGCCCGAGTGGTGAGGGATGGCGTCGCTCGCAACTTGCCCGTCAGTACGATCGTCCCGGGCGATCTGATCGAGTTGTCTGCCGGGAATCTGATTCCGGCGGACGGAATCGTCATCGAGGCCGAGGACTTCCTGGTCAGTGAAGCGAGCATGACGGGCGAATCGTTCCCGGTGGAGAAGCGACCGGGGATCGTTCGAGAGGACGCGACGATCGCAGCACGGAGCAACTCGGTGTTCCTGGGAACCTCGGTTCGCAGTGGGACGGCGAAGGTGCTCGCCGTCAGGACCGGGCGCAGGACCGAGTTCGGAACCGTCGCAGAACGGCTCCGGGCCCATCAGCCCGAGACCGATTTCGAGCGGGGGATACGCCACTTCGGCTACCTCCTCCTGCGCGTGATGATTGTCATCGTGCTCTTCGTGCTGACGACCAATTTGATGCTCGGCCGCCCGGTCATCGAGTCGCTCCTGTTCGCAGTGGCGCTTGCGGTTGGGCTTTCTCCGGAGTTGCTTCCAGCGATTCTTGGCGTGACGCTCTCCGCCGGAGCTCGGGCCATGAGCAAACGAGGGGTCATCGTTCGCCGTCTGGAGTCGATTGAGAACTTCGGCAGCATGGACATCCTGTGTACCGACAAGACGGGGACGCTGACCGAAGGAACGATCGTGCTTCGAGAGGTCTTGGATTGCGCAAGCCGCCCTTCGGTCGAGGTTCGTCGGCTCGCCTTCCTGAATTCGGCCTTTGAAACCGGAATCGAAAACCCGATCGACGCGGCCCTCGTTGCAGCCGGAGCGGAGGCTGGGCTGTCCACCGAGGGAATCCGAAAGATCGACGAGATTCCCTACGATTTCCTTCGTCGCAGACTCACGATCGTCGTGGAAGCGGGAGACGATCCGGAGCGACACTGCCTGATCACCAAGGGGGCGTTCGCGAACGTGCTTGACGTCTGTGCGGCGATGGACCTCGACGGAATCGACGTTCCGCTTGATGCCGAGCGTCGCGAAGCGCTGGAGGCGGTCTACCGTGCCAAGGGGGCCGAGGGCGATCGGGTCCTCGCACTCGCCACTCGCCAGGTGACAGCGAAGGAACACCACGACCGAGAGGACGAGCGGGACATGACGTTCCGCGGGTTCCTGATCTTCTCCGATCCTCCGAAAGAAGACGTTCAGAAGACACTGCAGGCGCTCGCCCGGCTCGGCATCGGCGTGAAGATCATCAGCGGCGACAATCGTTATGTGACAGCGCATCTGGCCGGAGAGATCGGCCTCAATCCGGCTTCGATGCTCACTGGAGCGGATCTCGAACGGCTCAGAGACGAGGCACTCTGGCATCTCGCGCCGCGCACGGATCTGTTCGCCGAGATCGACCCGCAGCAGAAGGAACGGATCGTTCGCGCCCTTCAGCGAGCAGGTCATTCCGTGGGCTACCTCGGCGACGGCATCAACGATGCCCCATCGCTGCACGCCGCCGACGTCGGGATCTCGGTGGAGGGGGCCGTCGATGTGGCTCGCGAGAGTGCCGACATCATCTTGCTCAACCGGGACCTGGATGTGCTTCGAGAGGGTGTCGAGGACGGTCGGCGAACGTTCGCCAACACGATGAAGTACATCTCGATCACGACCAGCGCCAACTTCGGCAACATGGTGAGCATGGCGTTCGCGTCGCCGCTGTTGCCGTTCCTTCCGCTCGCCGCGAAGCAGATCCTGCTCAACAATTTTCTCTCTGATGTGCCGTCCATCACAATCGCGAGCGACAACGTCGACCGGGAACTGTTGGAGCGTCCGCAACGTTGGAGCGTGCGCGAGATTCAGCGATTTATGATCATCTTTGGTCTGATCAGCTCAGCCTTTGACTTGCTGACGTTCGCCGTCCTGCTGAGCATATTCCACGTGGGTGAAGCGACCTTCCAGACGTCGTGGTTTCTGATCTCGTTGCTGAGCGAACTCGCGGTCCTCCTCGTGCTGCGGACCCACAGGCCCCTGGTTCAATCCCGCCCTTGCCGCGTGATGCTTTGGTCGACGGTGTTGGTCGGTCTCGCGACGGTCTGTGTTCCGTACGTCAGCGGACTGAATACGGTGTTTGGTTTCGTCCCCTTGCCGGCATCCCTGATGGGCTCGGTCGCCGCGATTGTTCTGGGATACATCCTGGCGACGGAGGCAGTGAAGAGGAGGTATTTCCGTAGTCATCACATCGCCTAG
- the nhaR gene encoding transcriptional activator NhaR: METLNYHHLFYFWMVAREGSIAAACEQLDVSQPTVSAQIRALERSLELRLFVREGRGLALTDAGRVAYRYADEIFSLGRELRDTISGRPAGHPLRLAVGVIDAMTKLVVARLLEPALRLTEPVRIICSEGSVEELLGDLARHRLDVVLSDVPLAAGAAVRAYNHQLGESEVAIFGPPALVETLTGEFPRSIDGAPMLLPAEHTAVRRSLDHWFESENLRPRIVGEFEDSALMKVFGHSGFGLFPAPAIITNEVCNQYGVRLVGQIEAVREQFYAISIDRRLKHPAVVAISEAARRQFFSTPSADQARAE, translated from the coding sequence ATGGAAACACTCAACTACCACCACTTGTTCTACTTCTGGATGGTCGCTCGCGAGGGAAGCATCGCCGCCGCCTGCGAGCAGCTTGACGTCTCTCAACCGACGGTCAGCGCCCAGATCCGAGCGCTTGAGCGTTCGCTTGAACTTCGCCTCTTCGTCCGGGAAGGTCGGGGCCTGGCCCTCACCGACGCCGGTCGCGTGGCGTATCGCTATGCCGACGAAATCTTCTCGCTCGGTCGAGAGCTGCGCGACACCATCTCCGGCCGACCGGCCGGCCACCCCTTGCGGCTCGCCGTCGGCGTGATCGACGCCATGACGAAACTTGTCGTCGCGCGGCTGCTCGAACCGGCGCTTCGCCTGACAGAGCCGGTGCGGATCATCTGTTCCGAAGGCTCGGTCGAGGAGCTGCTCGGCGACCTGGCTCGCCACCGCCTCGACGTCGTCCTCTCCGACGTTCCCCTGGCAGCAGGCGCCGCGGTTCGAGCCTACAATCACCAGCTTGGTGAGAGTGAGGTGGCCATCTTCGGCCCCCCCGCCCTGGTGGAAACGTTGACCGGGGAATTCCCCCGATCGATCGACGGCGCTCCCATGCTCTTACCGGCCGAGCACACGGCCGTGCGCCGATCCCTCGATCACTGGTTCGAGTCGGAGAATCTCCGCCCTCGCATCGTCGGTGAGTTCGAGGACAGTGCCCTGATGAAGGTCTTCGGCCATTCCGGCTTCGGGCTCTTTCCCGCACCGGCGATCATTACGAACGAGGTCTGCAATCAGTACGGTGTTCGGCTCGTCGGTCAGATTGAAGCGGTTCGCGAGCAGTTCTACGCAATCTCCATCGACCGCCGTCTGAAACATCCGGCTGTCGTGGCGATCTCCGAGGCCGCTCGCCGGCAGTTCTTTTCCACGCCTTCGGCCGATCAAGCCCGTGCGGAATGA
- a CDS encoding thioredoxin domain-containing protein, with amino-acid sequence MTTAPLLLTLVLAIVPGPGPSSPAAAGGAVQGARGPVILDFHAEWCPPCKQMRPRVESLVQNRYPVQSIDVDEHPELVERYGIEGVPTFVIVDAEGRELSRREGLVETRELAHLYRDAARPTPVRDQTNPPVRNVSNASAGVPQSNPDPWATVVRITVKDRGSLGFGSGTIIESTPEESIILTCAHIFTVKGRQPRPEQFNLPVLVELFDGKLGGPGGQTVRPLGKPMPGEVIDYDFDRDVALVRIRPGSVVPSARVVPQHWQAKARMSMYTVGCSHGEDATAWNTVIFAPTSRYQVPGKRNYEAIECQHSPKQGRSGGGLFTEDGYVAGVCNFAFDPSVGRGLYASPNSIYAILDRNNMSHLYEYRAPRGPQLYLADNANSNSSGTRRDPQQEYTYRLQNGPDDETIASRNPGRNDRMLNVDPIVVPRPEFLGIELPENSLEPAQEARPRTGVTPELATGRAERPGRSAWTPVHPGGSSREQVASGSVGTARQANRPVSNGLEGSNPSGSGTETRRASSRNGWSTIGSRGG; translated from the coding sequence ATGACCACCGCCCCCTTGCTGCTGACCTTGGTGCTTGCGATCGTTCCCGGCCCCGGCCCTTCGTCCCCCGCCGCGGCCGGCGGAGCGGTTCAGGGTGCTCGAGGTCCGGTGATTCTCGATTTCCACGCCGAGTGGTGCCCGCCCTGCAAGCAGATGCGCCCTCGGGTCGAATCGCTGGTTCAGAATCGTTATCCCGTTCAATCGATTGACGTCGATGAGCACCCCGAACTGGTCGAGCGGTACGGGATTGAAGGCGTTCCGACGTTTGTGATCGTAGATGCCGAGGGTCGCGAACTGTCGCGACGCGAAGGCCTGGTCGAAACCCGAGAACTTGCCCACCTTTATCGTGATGCCGCGCGTCCGACTCCGGTTCGAGATCAAACCAATCCGCCCGTTCGGAATGTGTCGAATGCGTCGGCGGGTGTTCCACAATCGAACCCTGATCCGTGGGCGACGGTGGTCCGAATCACGGTCAAGGACCGTGGATCGCTTGGGTTTGGCTCGGGAACGATTATCGAGAGCACGCCGGAGGAGTCGATTATCCTCACCTGTGCTCACATTTTTACGGTCAAGGGTCGTCAGCCGAGGCCCGAGCAGTTCAATCTGCCGGTGCTTGTCGAGTTGTTCGACGGAAAGCTCGGTGGTCCGGGAGGTCAGACCGTTCGACCGCTGGGCAAACCGATGCCGGGAGAAGTAATCGACTACGATTTCGATCGCGATGTGGCCCTGGTTCGGATTCGTCCGGGTTCGGTCGTGCCGTCGGCCCGCGTCGTGCCGCAACACTGGCAGGCGAAGGCTCGGATGAGCATGTACACGGTCGGTTGCTCTCACGGTGAGGACGCAACGGCCTGGAACACGGTCATCTTCGCGCCGACTTCTCGGTATCAGGTGCCGGGAAAACGGAATTACGAGGCGATCGAGTGCCAGCATTCGCCGAAGCAAGGGCGATCGGGCGGCGGGCTGTTCACTGAGGATGGTTATGTGGCCGGAGTTTGCAACTTCGCCTTCGATCCTTCGGTCGGCCGAGGGTTGTACGCGTCGCCGAATTCGATTTATGCGATTCTCGACCGCAACAACATGTCTCATCTGTACGAATACCGTGCACCTCGCGGACCGCAGCTCTACCTGGCCGACAACGCGAATTCGAATTCGTCGGGCACGCGGCGGGATCCGCAACAGGAGTACACGTACCGTCTCCAAAACGGGCCGGACGACGAAACGATCGCCAGCCGGAATCCGGGACGCAACGATCGGATGTTGAATGTTGACCCGATCGTTGTGCCGCGTCCCGAATTTCTTGGGATTGAGTTGCCGGAAAACTCACTGGAGCCAGCTCAGGAGGCCCGACCGCGCACCGGGGTGACTCCCGAACTCGCGACGGGGCGTGCCGAGCGTCCGGGCCGATCCGCGTGGACTCCGGTTCATCCGGGAGGCTCGTCTCGCGAGCAGGTGGCCTCGGGAAGTGTCGGGACGGCTCGACAAGCTAACCGACCCGTTTCGAACGGCCTGGAAGGGTCGAATCCGTCAGGATCGGGGACCGAAACGCGTCGAGCTTCCTCTCGGAACGGCTGGTCGACGATCGGCAGTCGAGGGGGATGA
- a CDS encoding HlyD family secretion protein, with amino-acid sequence MSSELRPEEKAGATRATATRSPGRGLLPTEATMLPAEVPTRRPPMRRPACGLPAIRPRPGLPARPFDAGSRMPALHQVGTPRTARRVGFGVILVCVILPFVMIWVPWRQSVYGDGQVTAFHPLDREYQVFSPIYGRVVEFYVNEGDRVEEGQIIARVENIDPQYIETLEQQKELAVQQLEFANQKVKAYEAALEQKVTEKEQSVFDAEAAIASAKEKIKEAEQKVAETETDLKGYKWKYEQVRALYERGLEAGQAVIVAEQTFRTTGQKLNQMNALLQQATRDLEGYEAKAKAVEAKAQAEVEKAKSDVQNAQVDVQNYENKVQEMLVKIRQQEQGTKVLTSQPGTVLRILTNVGAGAQVKDGDPLAIIIPDTPRLAAEIYLPGRDVPLVHAGDPVRLQFEGWPALQFMGWPSVAIGTFPAKVALVDASETKMGRFRILAVPDLSGPQIQVYDLNEQGFSIGSTVTGLESGTTGTVSAIEMNPDDPTEGLLTITGISGEFLPDEPIQDERDGLARVESPWPSREYLRQGARANGWVLLREVPLGFEIWRRLNGFAPVVADQEPSAKDGGGSKDDKPKVKRPK; translated from the coding sequence ATGTCGTCTGAACTAAGGCCCGAGGAGAAGGCCGGCGCGACCCGAGCGACGGCCACCCGATCACCAGGCAGAGGGTTACTTCCGACCGAAGCGACCATGCTCCCGGCTGAGGTTCCGACCCGTCGGCCCCCGATGCGCCGTCCGGCGTGCGGTTTACCGGCGATACGTCCTCGACCGGGGCTCCCGGCCAGGCCCTTCGACGCCGGTTCGCGCATGCCGGCCTTGCATCAGGTCGGCACGCCGAGGACGGCGCGTCGGGTGGGGTTTGGGGTCATTCTCGTCTGCGTGATCCTGCCGTTTGTGATGATCTGGGTGCCCTGGCGGCAGTCGGTCTACGGCGACGGCCAGGTGACGGCGTTTCACCCGCTTGACCGGGAGTACCAGGTCTTCTCGCCGATTTACGGACGGGTCGTCGAGTTCTACGTCAATGAAGGGGATCGGGTCGAGGAGGGGCAGATCATCGCCCGGGTCGAGAACATCGACCCGCAGTACATTGAAACCCTGGAACAGCAGAAAGAGCTGGCCGTCCAGCAGCTTGAGTTCGCGAATCAGAAGGTCAAGGCGTACGAGGCGGCCCTCGAACAGAAGGTAACCGAGAAGGAACAGTCCGTTTTCGATGCCGAGGCCGCGATCGCGAGCGCCAAGGAGAAGATCAAGGAGGCCGAACAGAAGGTCGCCGAGACCGAGACCGACCTGAAGGGCTACAAGTGGAAGTACGAGCAGGTCCGGGCCCTTTATGAGCGTGGCCTGGAGGCGGGGCAGGCGGTGATCGTCGCCGAGCAGACCTTCCGGACGACTGGCCAGAAGCTCAACCAGATGAATGCCCTGCTGCAGCAGGCCACCCGCGATCTGGAAGGGTACGAGGCCAAGGCCAAGGCCGTCGAAGCCAAGGCGCAAGCCGAGGTCGAGAAGGCCAAGAGCGACGTTCAGAACGCCCAGGTTGACGTCCAGAATTACGAGAACAAAGTCCAGGAGATGCTGGTCAAGATCCGGCAGCAGGAACAGGGGACGAAGGTCCTCACCTCGCAACCGGGGACCGTCCTGCGTATTCTGACGAACGTCGGGGCGGGAGCTCAGGTCAAGGACGGCGACCCGCTGGCGATCATCATTCCCGATACCCCTCGGCTGGCCGCCGAGATCTACCTGCCGGGTCGGGATGTTCCGCTCGTCCACGCGGGCGATCCGGTTCGGCTGCAATTCGAAGGCTGGCCGGCCTTGCAGTTCATGGGATGGCCGTCGGTCGCGATCGGTACGTTCCCGGCAAAGGTGGCCCTCGTCGATGCGAGTGAGACCAAGATGGGCCGGTTCCGGATTCTGGCCGTGCCGGATCTGTCTGGCCCGCAAATTCAAGTCTATGACCTGAATGAGCAGGGCTTTTCCATCGGCAGTACCGTGACCGGTCTTGAGAGCGGAACGACCGGAACCGTCTCCGCAATCGAGATGAATCCGGACGATCCCACGGAAGGACTTCTGACGATTACCGGGATAAGTGGCGAATTCCTCCCTGACGAGCCGATTCAAGATGAGCGGGATGGCCTGGCACGGGTGGAAAGCCCCTGGCCGTCTCGTGAATATCTTCGTCAGGGGGCTCGGGCCAACGGTTGGGTGCTCTTGCGAGAGGTCCCGCTAGGGTTCGAGATCTGGCGCCGGCTCAACGGGTTTGCTCCGGTTGTGGCCGATCAGGAGCCTTCCGCCAAGGACGGCGGGGGGAGTAAGGACGACAAACCCAAGGTGAAGAGGCCGAAATGA
- a CDS encoding alpha/beta hydrolase family esterase, translating into MIWTLVASVMLAPLGSDAPKGFEPGSAVDRVVAVGEEERAFRLYVPSEWSRPAPALFVFHGEGGTPDTIQNYAKLDPLAEDRGFVVIYPKGEGKNWNYDSGAPIVRSRGFASFTARDGLNPEMDRRFDDVAMVRSIVEELGADGLIDVSRVFATGISSGAMFCHRLAADASDVMAGVAPVSGAMTDVVAERFAPTHPVSLMAIIGEDDPLMPVTGGPIAGLLPQDRGRVAPADETIAAYLQANGISGEPSVETLPDRPEDDGTTTRVYSYPSGHDGVLVEIYRIEGAGHNWPGKPSNYHVEMVGKTSQDFDGSEAILSFFERCPPKRITQ; encoded by the coding sequence TTGATCTGGACGTTGGTTGCTTCCGTGATGCTGGCACCGTTGGGGTCAGACGCGCCGAAGGGGTTCGAGCCCGGTTCGGCGGTAGATCGGGTGGTGGCAGTCGGTGAAGAGGAGCGTGCGTTCCGGTTGTACGTTCCCTCGGAGTGGTCGCGTCCCGCTCCGGCTCTGTTCGTTTTTCACGGCGAAGGGGGAACTCCGGACACCATTCAAAACTACGCGAAACTGGACCCACTGGCCGAGGATCGCGGTTTCGTGGTGATTTATCCGAAAGGCGAGGGGAAGAACTGGAACTATGACTCCGGCGCTCCGATTGTTCGGAGCCGGGGTTTCGCCTCGTTCACCGCTCGCGATGGCCTGAATCCGGAAATGGATCGTCGCTTTGACGACGTGGCGATGGTTCGATCGATCGTCGAGGAACTGGGTGCCGACGGATTGATTGATGTGTCTCGCGTGTTCGCGACCGGCATTTCCAGCGGGGCAATGTTCTGCCATCGCCTGGCGGCCGACGCCTCGGACGTGATGGCGGGGGTTGCGCCGGTTTCGGGAGCGATGACGGACGTGGTGGCCGAGCGCTTTGCTCCGACGCATCCGGTGTCGTTGATGGCGATCATTGGCGAGGACGATCCCTTGATGCCCGTCACCGGAGGTCCGATTGCGGGCTTGCTTCCGCAGGACCGAGGCCGGGTTGCCCCGGCCGACGAGACGATCGCGGCCTATCTTCAGGCCAACGGCATTTCCGGCGAGCCTTCGGTCGAGACCTTGCCGGATCGCCCGGAAGATGATGGCACCACAACCCGGGTCTATTCCTACCCGTCGGGTCACGATGGTGTTCTCGTCGAGATTTATCGAATCGAAGGTGCCGGCCACAACTGGCCGGGGAAGCCGTCGAATTATCACGTGGAAATGGTAGGGAAGACCAGCCAGGACTTCGACGGAAGTGAGGCCATTCTGTCGTTCTTCGAACGCTGCCCTCCGAAACGGATTACGCAGTGA
- a CDS encoding HPF/RaiA family ribosome-associated protein — translation MRVMVQGIGIAIDPALRSHVERRVGSAMGRFGPKVDRVTVRLSDAADSAVPGIRCGVTLSLPDGLVKVEDSGDEPFEAVSRAIERAGRALVREVERQQEVREGLGVTKT, via the coding sequence ATGAGAGTGATGGTGCAAGGCATTGGCATTGCGATCGACCCGGCGTTGCGTTCGCACGTGGAACGACGAGTGGGTTCGGCGATGGGTCGCTTTGGACCGAAGGTCGATCGGGTGACCGTACGGCTTTCCGACGCAGCGGATTCGGCGGTGCCGGGGATTCGATGCGGGGTGACGCTGTCGTTGCCTGACGGGCTGGTCAAGGTGGAGGATAGCGGAGACGAGCCCTTCGAGGCGGTGTCTCGGGCGATCGAACGAGCCGGGCGTGCCTTGGTCCGGGAAGTCGAGCGTCAGCAGGAGGTCCGTGAAGGACTCGGAGTCACCAAGACATGA